The window CCTGCCGCGTGTAAATCGTCTCCAAGCATTGGCTCACTTTTTGCTCGATCGTGGGCAGACTAAAGTTAGTGTGGGACAGTTGCTGCACCAAATCCCGCAGTTCCTGGACTTGTTCTGCCGTGAGGGCAGAGGCTCTCTGGGCAAACTCTTCCTCCTTGCGCCGAATCTCTTCCCGTAAGCGCCTTACTTCCTCCTTCTCCCGCTCAAATTGCTCTAGTTGGGCTTCCATTTCTTCCTTGCGGGCTTCTAATTGCTCTAACTCCCGCTCCCGTTCTTCTACTTCAATTTCCCGCCGCTGTACTTCTTGGGTTTGAAATGTTAAAGATTGTTTCCATTGTTCAATTTCTTGCTCCCCTTGTTTGAATTTCTCCTGCAGTTTGCCAAAATTTTGTAAAAGCTGTACCAGGCGGCGGGAAGCTTCCTGCAAGGATTTCACGTCGTTATTGCTACCGACTAAATCGGCGATCGCTAGCTGTCCATCCTTAAGGTCCTTTGCCATGTTGGGGTCAGGCACGGGGACTATCTGTTCTGTGTTGATGGCTAACCAGATATTTTCGGCAGTATTTTTTGCTAGTAGTTTTAGCTCTACCTTGTCACCGCCTACAAAGGCTTTGGTTCTGCGCACTTCCGTCAAATACTGCATGGTTTCTTCTCAGCTAGACAGGGGTTTACTATCAAATATATCCCTAAGTGTGTCTCCCACCACATTAAAAGCCAGGGTGGTGATAATGATTAGGGCTACTGGTGACCAAATTAACCAGGGCTGGAGCACAATCACTGAGGGGTTAGTGGCAATAGATAACATATTACCCCATGAAGGGTCAGGTGGTTGGATACCCAAGCCAATTAAACTCAAAACTGATTCCGCTTCAATCAAGCCAGGGATTTCCAAGGTTGCCAGAATAAGCAGGTCAGTGCTGAGTTGGGGAACGAGGTGGTAAACGATCGTGCGCAGGGTACTTGCCCCCATGACTTGGGTTGCTAGGACGTAGGGACGTTCTCGGAGGGAGAGGACTTTGCCTCTAATCAAACGGGCTAGACCTGCCCAGCCGACGCTGGATAAAACACAGACTACTAGCAAAAAGCGTTGGGTACTGGAGAGTTGGGGGGGAAGAATAGCAGCTAAACCTACCAAAAGGTAGATTTTAGGGATGGACATGAGGACTTCTGCCAAACGCATAAGGAGTTGATCAACCCAACCGCCGAAGTAGCCAGAAATTGTGCCTACCAGTGTTCCGATGGTGAAGGAAATGCCGGTGGCAATTACGCCTATAAATAGACTGATTCTGCCTCCGTAAAGTAAGCGACTGAGTTGGTCTCTGCCCTGTTCGTCTGTGCCTAAAAGGTGGACTTTCCCTGCCCCCGTAGTTGTGAATAACTTGCCCTTGGTAAAAAATTGGATAGGTGTGGGATTATCTCTGTCTATGATTAGCTTCCGCTCCCCTGTTTCAATGTCAACTGCTCCCTGCTGGGTGGGATAGACATAAAAGCCAGATTGCTTATCTACCGTGAGCCAGTAGATGGGGGTAGGGGGAAGGAGGGAAGCATTGGGGTCGGTTTCGTTGTAGCCGTAGGGGGCAAAAAAGTCAGCAAAAATGACTAGAAGGTAAAGGATAGCAAGGGTGACTACCCCCAGGACAAACAGGAAACTACGCCTCAGGTTTGCCATTTGCAGTGGTGGGGGTGGGGTTAGTGGGGGGTTGCTTTAGTCCTAGTAGGTCAATATTGATAAAGGGCAGGGGTTGTCCACCATAGACCATCGGTAGTCTACCGTCCCAGGCTTCTAGGGCCTTGTTTTGCAGGACTTCGGGGGTAAGAGTCATTTGCAGCAATCTTTGGGCTTCTGCTTTACCCCTGGCGCGATTGACTTCGGCTTCTGCTTCCCTTTGAGCTTTCTGGGCGATGTAGGCAGCTCGTTGGGCTTCCTGTTCGGCAATTTGTTTTTGCTCAATGGCGTTGGAAAATTCTGGTGAAAAATCCACGTCTAGGAGGGAAACACTGTCTAAAATGATGCCGTAGTTAGCTAATCTTTCATCCAGATTGTCGTCAATTTCTGCCTTGAGTTCTGGTCGTTTGGTGAGGATTTCTTCCGCATTTTTCTTAGCTGCTGCCGCTTTAACTACTTCCCCCACTGCCGGAATAAGAATGCGATTAACTACCTGGGTTTCATCACCAATGTTTTGATAGACTTTGTTGACTTTCAGGGGGTCAATATGCCAGTTCACTGCCACATCCAGTTTGACATCCTGTAAATCCCGTGACCCTACCTGGGCTAGGATGTCAGTTTTTTGTACGCGCACACTCATCTGTTTAATTTCTGTCATAATCGGAATCCGAAAATGCAATCCCTCATCCAAAATGGTGTCTTGCACTTTGCCAAAATTCATCACCACGCCGCGATAACCTGCCCCTACTACGACCAAAGGACCAGCTGAAAAGAGGAGAAATAGAAGGGCAGCCACGAATCCCAACGCAATGATCAGGTTCTGATTGACTTCTTGAGCGCTACGCATAGTTTGTCCAGTTTGCCTTCTTATTCACTTTAGCGCAACGGCACGGTAATTACACTCAAGAAGGCTACGCCTACTAAACTAACAAAACTGGCCATCCGCAGTCCGATCGTTATCTGGAGCCTGGTTTTTTCCCAGTCGGTTAGGTTAGGTCGATAGTTCCAGGGTGGGCACAGTCGCTTGATTTCTCTTTGTTCCCAGATAGTCAGTTGGTGGGGGGGCAGGAGGCGATAGTGAATTCTGCCAAAGGGGGCTAGGCTGTGAAATTCCCGGCGACGATGATGGGTGCGCCACCGCTGGCGTAAGTTTTGGGATTTGCCTACGTAGAATATCAACCAGGCGGCGGTAATGTAGTAAAGTCCCGATCGGGGGGGCAAGTAGTGGGGTTGGGGTACAGAGGGTAGCAAAAAGACACGCATAAACCCACCAGCAACTATATATGGTGTCTGGTATCATAGTTTCTAGCATCTAAACACTATATCTACAATGGTTGCCCAAGTTGAACCCCAGCTTTTGTCCCCGCGCTCAACCCGCAAGTTGCCTAGAGGGATGGTACAGGTCTTTTCTACTTCCGATCGGTGTTTCCCTGCGGATGTGA is drawn from Pseudanabaenaceae cyanobacterium SKYG29 and contains these coding sequences:
- a CDS encoding ABC transporter permease → MANLRRSFLFVLGVVTLAILYLLVIFADFFAPYGYNETDPNASLLPPTPIYWLTVDKQSGFYVYPTQQGAVDIETGERKLIIDRDNPTPIQFFTKGKLFTTTGAGKVHLLGTDEQGRDQLSRLLYGGRISLFIGVIATGISFTIGTLVGTISGYFGGWVDQLLMRLAEVLMSIPKIYLLVGLAAILPPQLSSTQRFLLVVCVLSSVGWAGLARLIRGKVLSLRERPYVLATQVMGASTLRTIVYHLVPQLSTDLLILATLEIPGLIEAESVLSLIGLGIQPPDPSWGNMLSIATNPSVIVLQPWLIWSPVALIIITTLAFNVVGDTLRDIFDSKPLSS
- a CDS encoding SPFH domain-containing protein, with the translated sequence MRSAQEVNQNLIIALGFVAALLFLLFSAGPLVVVGAGYRGVVMNFGKVQDTILDEGLHFRIPIMTEIKQMSVRVQKTDILAQVGSRDLQDVKLDVAVNWHIDPLKVNKVYQNIGDETQVVNRILIPAVGEVVKAAAAKKNAEEILTKRPELKAEIDDNLDERLANYGIILDSVSLLDVDFSPEFSNAIEQKQIAEQEAQRAAYIAQKAQREAEAEVNRARGKAEAQRLLQMTLTPEVLQNKALEAWDGRLPMVYGGQPLPFINIDLLGLKQPPTNPTPTTANGKPEA
- a CDS encoding GIY-YIG nuclease family protein: MRVFLLPSVPQPHYLPPRSGLYYITAAWLIFYVGKSQNLRQRWRTHHRRREFHSLAPFGRIHYRLLPPHQLTIWEQREIKRLCPPWNYRPNLTDWEKTRLQITIGLRMASFVSLVGVAFLSVITVPLR